The genomic segment GTCATTGATGAGGAGCAGCGTTTCGGCGTCACCCACAAAGAGCGGCTGAAGCGGATGCGCACCGAAGTAGACGTGCTGACCATGACAGCGACGCCCATCCCCCGCACGCTCTACATGAGCCTTGCCGGAATTCGGGACATCAGCATGATCCAAACGCCCCCCGCCGAGCGCCTGCCGGTGATTACCCATGTGGGCGCCTATGACGAAAAATTGGTGCGCGGGGCAATCCTGCGCGAGATTGACCGAGGCGGGCAAGTCTATTTTGTCCATAACCGCGTCATGACCATCGACAGTGTTGCCGATCATCTGCGGCGGATTGTCCCAGAGGCACGGCTGCTCATTGGGCATGGGCAAATGGCGGAAGATGAGCTTGAACAGGTGATGACCACCTTCGCTGGCGGCGAGGCAGATGTGCTGCTCTGCACAACAATCATCGAGAGCGGGTTGGATATTCCCAACGCGAACACGATCATGATGGATCGTGCCGATGCGCTTGGGTTGGCGCAGCTATATCAACTGCGCGGACGGGTGGGGCGGGGGGCAAACCGCGCCTATGCCTACCTGTTCTATCCAAAGGGGGCGCACCTCACCAGCGACGCCCGCGCCCGTCTGGATACGATTGCCGAACAGACCGAACTTGGCGCGGGCTACAACATTGCCATGCGCGATCTGGAAATTCGCGGCGCGGGCGAGTTCCTCGGCAACCGTCAGAGCGGCTACATCGCCTCGGTGGGCTTTCACCTCTATACACAACTTCTCTCCCGCGAGGTGGCGCGGCTGCGGGCAGAAACCGCCCCCAATGCCCGCCCGTCCGCGCCGTCTGTTCTGCCGCTCCCCGGCACCGCCGCCCCGATCACGATTGATCTCCCTCTGCCCGCCTATGTGCCAGTTTCCTTCATGAGCGATAGCGCCATGCGCTTGCAGTTCTACCGCCGCCTTGCCGATGTAACGACCCTTGCCGCCATTGATGAGATTCAGGCAGAACTGACAGATCGCTTTGGAGCGCTTCCAAGTGAGGTGCAAGGGCTGTTGTTTGGGATTCGCGTTAAACTGCTGGCAACGGAGGCTGGTGTAGGGGCGATCACCGCCGACGGCGATCAATTGGCAATTCGCCTGCCCTACCTTGCCCATGTGGATCGCGCTGGTTTGCAGCGCTATTTAGGACATGGCGTGCGCGTCAGCCGGACGGCAGTATGGCTCTCCCGCGCTGAGGAGGGGTGGGAAGGGCGGCTCTTGCGTTTGTTAGCACGGCTGCCCCCTCAGACAGATGGGGCGGCGGTGGGGTAATTTTTTGTCGGGGCGACAACAATAGTACGCCCCTTAGCAAAAGCGCCGTGAAACCCCTGCTTTGGGGACTGGGGAGTATGTCAGATTAGGGACGGACACAATGCGCAAAGGACTTGAAGCGGCAATCCTTCTGTTATTGGGGATTTACCTTTTGGAAACGCGCCTGACGGGAGAGATTGCCTATTACATTGCCGCCCAATTTTACTGGCTGCCCGTTGTTGCCGGGGTTATGTTGATCCTCTTGGGTGGGGTGCGCGTCTCTGGGCTGCTGCGGGATGCCCCACCCGCCCCGCCAGAATCGACGACGCGGGTGTTGATCACCGCGCCCGCCGCGCATGGCAAAGGAAACGAGAGAAAACCGATCTCGTGGGGCGTCTTGGCGCTGATCGCCACGCCGCTGGCGTTAGGGACGCTTGTTCCGGCAAAACCGCTCACTTCTGCCGCTATTGGCGGGAGTGGAATCACTCTATCGATCAGCGCCGCGCCCGCCGGAGCGTACAGCATTGCCCCCGAAAGCCGCAACATCCTTGATTGGGTCCGCGCCTTCACCGCCGCCGAAACACCAGAGGAATTTAACGGGCAAACCGCTGAGGTGATTGGCTTCGTCTACCGCGACATTCGCTTTACGCGGGAGGATCAGTTCATGGTTGCCCGCTTCGTGATGCAATGCTGCACAGCGGATGCCCAGGCATTTGGGGTGCTCATCGAATCGCCCGCCGCGCCGGACTTCCCGCAGGATTCATGGGTGCGGGTGCGCGGGAAATTTGCCGTGCGCCCCTTCGATAATACGCCAACCCCCGTCCTAATCGCGGACTCCATTGAGCCAACGGCAATGCCAGATCGTCCCTATTTGTATCCATAGGGTGCGGGGTGGGCGGGCAAGGGAGGCGGGCGCACAGTACGCACCCCCACCTCAGCCCGACGTGACATCAAGGGTCGGCATGTGCGCCGCCAAACGTGCCTCGTAAGCGGCGAGGATACGCGCTCCGTGATCCTCAAAATGCCCTTTCACCTGTTCAGCGTCCAACTGAGCGGCACTTGCCGGCGCAGCGGGCAGCACATCTTGAAATTTGCGCTGTTTACGGCGCATTTCCCACCGCTCAAGACGATCCCCCCACGCGCCGCCAAAAATTCGCTCCCCCACCCATTGCAGCCAACGCCCCACCCCCTGCGGTGTGTGATCGGGCAAGGGGTAAAGCGGCGCCTCGGCGTTTGGCAAGTAGTCCACCGTCCAAGCATTGCTGTGGCGCATCGCCGTGTAAAGCGCCATGCCAGAGAGGGGGATCATTTGAGCGATTTCATGGGCAATGTAGAGATCGCGCCGCGCTTGGGAAAGCGCCGTCTCGGCCAAGACGTAATTCGGGCAAAGGCGGATTCCCCACAGCCGCGCCCACCGCACGAGGATCACCGCAAACAGGCGCGTCAGCCACACCCGTCCGGGCGTCGTGACAATCAGATAATCGAGATCATCGTTGGCGGCGGTGGCATTGCGCATCGAAAGGGCGCCAGTGATCGCCACCATCCGCACAAAGGGGAGCGCCGCCAAGCCGCGCCCATAACGCAGCGCAGCGCCCCACAGCCGCTCCGAGATAGCTTCCCGCTCCCGCCGTAGGGCAAGGCTTTCCGCCCTCTGGCGGGGCGCCCAACAGCCGTTTTGCTCAATGAGTATTTCCGCCAACAGGGGAGAGCTTGCCAGCGCGGTTTCGACCTCAGCAGTCGTCGCCGTGACGCCGATCAAAAACTGGTGAATTTCTTGTGTGGTCAGCGGAAACTCAAATACATCGGCATAGAGCAGCGTCCGCAGAATGGCGAATTCTAAGGGTAGGGCAGTCATCAATATTTGGCGGGCATCCAGCGCAACCCCGGACGCACCTCTTGATAGCCGCTTAGGTCGGGTTCAATCTCGGCAAGGATGCGCTCTTGGGCAAGGAAGTTGCCGCTGACGAGGAAGTTGTGCCGCGCCAGAAAGTCCGTTTTCAGTTCGGTGATCAGTTGACAGGAACGCTCAAAGCCAATGGCGGCAACCTGAAAGGGCGCTGCATCATAGACGGCGAGCGCAATATCGTAAAACACAAGGTCGAGGGCGTGCAGTTCGGGGTGACGCGCCCGCACACCGGAATCGCTCTCAATATTAGCGAACATCCCTAAGGGGATGAGGATTGAGACACATTCAAACAGGGAGCGTGTCGCCTGCACATCACAGCCCACGATGAACGATTCTACGGCAAGCTGCCCATGCTGGATGAGGGCGGCGGTGGGGGGCGGGGCTTGAATCGCCTGTTTGCCAGCGGGCGGCTGTCCGGGGCTGTGCCGTGCGCTGAGGGGACCATTGAGCGATGGGTGTTCCCAAAGTGTCTGGACAACCTGCTGCCACTGGCGGTCACGCAGCGTGTCAAAGGTGATGTTCAGTTCGTAATTGCCGCCTTCCCAGAAAGCGTGGGCGTCGTCGTAGGTGGCAGCGGTGAGCGTGGTCGCCATGCAAATCCTCACGGTGTATGCGAAACCGCCCTTAGTGTAGAGCGTAAGGGATTCTACCGCAAATTGAGGATGGGGTGAGGGCGGGCGGGCGACCAGCGCGGGGTTAAAATGCCCGCGCTAAGGCTGACCGCCCCGTTGGGGCTTAAGACGAAGTGCGGATGCCTTTCAAGCCCCGTAGGGGCGGTTACTCTTAGCCCGATGGTTTACCGTCGGGCATAGGCGGGCACCCCAGGGGGCGTCCCTACGAGGCGCAGGATTATACGGGCGCAAACCATCCCCTAACCCCTTTCTACCCAACTTCTCCCTGTTGGCTTGCGAACGTCTGTGCTAGACTGCTGCCCCCAAGAGAGGAGGAATCGGCATATGCGTCCGCCCTTCACCGCATGGGCTACGGAACATCTTTTCTTGCATGACAAACGCGGACAGCGGGCGGTGTTCCCCCCCGCGTGGCGGCGCATTCTCGATCACTGTTTCCCCGCTGGCGATGATCCTCTGCCCTACAGCCGCATCGTCTGGAGCTGCCCCAAAAAGAGCGCCAAATCAACCCTTGCGGCGGGCGTGCAGCTTTGGTATGGCTGGCATGTGGAGACGCCCGGCGAACAGTATGTCCTCGCCAACGATCTAGAGGGGGCGCGGACGCGAGTCTGGCGCTATGCGCTGGCGGCGCTGACACAAGGCAAGGCGGCTCACCGTCTTAGCGGGACGACGATCACCCTTGCCAACGGGACAACCATCCGTGCCATTCCGTCCGATTATCGCGGCGAGGCGGGCGCGAACTTCAGCCTTGCCACCGTTGACGAACCCTGGGGCGTCATTCACGAGAGCGCCGTCCGCCTTCATACGGAGTTCAGCCCACCGCCCACCCGCCGCGATCCCCTCGTGTTCTACACCGGCTACGCCGGATGGGAGGGACAAAGCGCTTTCTGGCACAGCATGATCGACACGGCGCTGGCGGGGGAGGCGATCCCCGAACTGGCGGATATTGAGGACGGCGACGGGCAGCCCGCCTGCTGGCGTGCCGGACGGCTGTTCCTCTACCACGATCACACCCCGCGCATGGCGTGGCACACGGCGGAATACCTTGCCGAACAGCGGCGCGTCCTCGCCCCTTCGGAATACCTTCGCGTGTGGGAAAACCGTCGGGTGCGCGGGGCGGATTCGTTCCTGACGCCCGCCCAGTGGGATGCCTGTTACGATCCGGCGCTCGATCTGCCGCCATCCGGTGATCCCCGCCCGCTGATCTTCGCCGCCGATGCCGCCACCACAGCGGATACGACGGCGCTTGTCGGCTGCCTATGGACGGAGAAGCGGATTGAAGTCGTCTACACGCGGGTTTGGCGGGGTCGCCCCGACGCGCCCATCCAGCTTACGGAGACAATCACGCCGGAGATCATCGCCCTAGCAAAAACGCGCCATGTGGCGGCGGTGCTGTACGACCCCTACCAAATGGCGGCGGTGGCGGAACTTTGCCGTCGGGCGGGGGTGACGATGATCGAGTTTCCCCAGACGGCGGCGCGGGTGCAAGCGGATACTCACCTGCGCCACCTGATCCTCGGCGGGCGCTTGGCACACGATGGCGATCCGCTGCTGCGTGAACACGTCCTAAATGCCTTGATCGCCGCCAGTGATCGCGGGGTGCGCCTTATCAAACCGACGACGGGCGGCAAGATCGATGCGGCGGTGGCGCTCAGCATGGCGGCGTTGGGGGCGGCGGAACACCTGCCGGCGGTGCGCCATGCCTCGTTGCGGCTGGAACGGAAGCGGAATCCGTTCTTTGGTGGGTGAGGGCATCGGCAAACTATCTACGTTGTTAGGGTGAGGAGCGGAATCAGAATGACCGAATCAAACGACACATCGCCCCCGCGTCCGGTGCGCTGCCCGGCGTGCGGGGCGGAACGCCCAGAACTTTCTCAACAGGGGCAAAAACTTTACAGCAATGGGATTCAGGTGATCGGCTATGTCTGTGCGGCGTGCGGGCGGACAATCCATTGGGGGGCGCGGAAGGGCGGCAAACCCAAAAAGCCAGGGGGCGAATGACCAGCCCGATTTCAGTACCCTCAACGGAGGCGAGATTATGAGGGCGCATATCAGCCACCCCACCCTTTGGGGGGCGGGGGATGGCGCGGGGCTGAAACCCACGCGCTAGGAATAACCGCCCCGTTGGGGCTTAATACGGCGGGCGGAAACGGACGCCCCAGGGGGCGTCCCTACGGGTGGAGGTTATGCCGGCGCATTTTCGCCCCCCACAAGGGCAAAAATGACCAACAGCCCAAAGCCAAGCGCCAAACTCCCCACACAGATGCCCGCCGCCTCGCCAAACTGAATCCGAAAGACGAACGCCCCCAAGAGGAGCGTCGGCGGTGGGGTGACTACCGCCACCGTGCCGAGGTAGTGCAGCACCCGCGCTAAACCTCCGCCCGCTATCGGCTTCTTTTGTTCCGCTTTGCGGGCAACAAAAATCCCAAACACAACGGCAACCGCCCCTCCGATGAGGAGCGCCGCCAACCAACTAGGAAGGGTATTCATGCTATGTCCCGTCTAGTGCAGCGTGTAGATGAACGGCGCCAACGGGCTAGCGGGCAGAATCACAAACACGACGAAGAACACCAGCAGCAGCACGATCATCGGGATCAGCCACCACAGGCGCACCTTCCACAAAAAGCCAAAGAGTTCGCCAATCACCCCCAAACGGGATTTGGCGTCGTCAAGCCAGGTTGCTTTCGGGGCGGCGTTCGCCACCGGAATGGTCATCTTGTCTAGCGTCTCATTCGTTGTCATAACAGAGTCCTACAGCCTTTACTTTCGTACCATATACGGACCCACCACCAAGCGATCCAACCCGCTTTTGCTAAACGTGTTGAACGAATTGGCGGGGGTGTTCACAATCGGTTCGCCGCGCAGGTTGAACGAGGTGTTCAACAGGACGGGAACGCCCGTGATCTCGCCAAAGGTTTTGATCACGTCGTAGTATTTCGCGTTTGTCTGGCGGTCAACGGTCTGTAAGCGCCCTGTTCCGCCGGCATGGGTCGTCGCCGGAATCACCTCATAT from the Anaerolineales bacterium genome contains:
- a CDS encoding TIGR03943 family protein, translating into MRKGLEAAILLLLGIYLLETRLTGEIAYYIAAQFYWLPVVAGVMLILLGGVRVSGLLRDAPPAPPESTTRVLITAPAAHGKGNERKPISWGVLALIATPLALGTLVPAKPLTSAAIGGSGITLSISAAPAGAYSIAPESRNILDWVRAFTAAETPEEFNGQTAEVIGFVYRDIRFTREDQFMVARFVMQCCTADAQAFGVLIESPAAPDFPQDSWVRVRGKFAVRPFDNTPTPVLIADSIEPTAMPDRPYLYP